The nucleotide window CTTTGAATACCATCGTCATGGCATCTTTGCCGAGGTTTTCCATGGGACCATGTTTGATGGTCAGCTTGCCGGCAGCCGCATCCACTTTTCTGACGTCGCCATGGGACATGGCGGCTTGCGCATGAACGCTCGCGCTCGCTTGTGCTTCACTCGCCTCACCCGCCGCGTACGCCGATGTGGCGAAGCAGCAGTTCATCTGAGTGGGTTTTGCGGATCGGCACGACTTCGTTGCGATAGTGCTTCGCGAGGTCGTAGCCGGACACGTAGGTTGAATACGCTTCGCGCCCTTCAGAACGCGCGTTGATGGCGGTCTCGACAACGCGATTCGCCGACTGCCTATAGATCGCCTCAGCGCGCGTCACTCGATGCCACGCATGACGGCTTTGAGTGCGCCGATACGATTTCAGCCACCGACGAAAACCTGCTTGACCTTACCGCCGTGGGAAGGTCCACGCTTGAGTCATGACTTCTCATCGGAGGTAGGAAATGGAAATTGCCATCCCGGATATGTCGTGCAGCGGTTGCGCCAACGCCATCACACGTGCAGTCACGAGTCTCGACCCTGCAGCGAAGCTCGAAGTCGATGTCCCCGTTAAAATCGTCAAGGTCACGTCGACGCTGGCGGCCGGACAACTCATCGAGGCCATCGAGGCGGCAGGCTTTCATCCGTCGCTGAGAGCCTGACGGACACCCTTTACCCAACGGACATTCACTATGAAAAAACTTCGCGCCTTTCGTGCCCTTTGCCTGTTCAGCGGCTTTGCGTTTGCTGTCGCGGCGGTGCCGGTCCACGCCCAGCAACCGGCCGCCATGCCTGGCATGGACATGTCAAAGTCAGCGGATGCCGACGCCGGCGATGCGACGCAAGCCTTCAAGGCCGCCGACGACAAAATGATGCACGACATGAGCGCCGACTATACGGGCAACGCCGACAAGGACTTTGTCGCTCACATGATTCCGCATCATCAAGGGGCGATCGAAATGGCGCAGGTCGAGTTGAAGTACGGCAAGGACCCGGACTTGAAGCGGCTGGCCAGAAACATCATCAAGGCGCAGCATGATGAAATCGCGTTCATGAAGAGTTGGCAGGCGAAGCACGGGGTGAAGTGAAGCCGGCGCACTTGATCGCGCGGCAAGTGGTCTAGGCGCCTCGATCGTCGAACGATCCGTCTATGGCTCTGCCGCCGCGCCGGCAGAAACCGCAGACATACCGGCCATCTCGCCCCGGCTCCGCCGCCACCCCGCCGGCGGCATCCCGAACTCGCGCTTGAAAGCCCGATTGAACGCCGCCTCCGACTCATATCCCACCTGATCCGCCACCGCCGCCAGCGACTTCGTCCCGCCACGCAACTCCTGCGCGGCGATCTGCAAACGCCAATGCGCGAGATACTGCATAGGCGGCTGACCGAGCAACTGCGTGAATCGCTGCGCCAGCGCGGAGCGGGACAAGCCCGCTTTGCGCGCCAACTCGTCGACCGTCCACCCGTGCGCCGGCTGCGCATGCATCAACGCCAGCGCACGACCGACAAACCGGTCCCCCACGCCCGCGAGCCAGCCCTTCCGATCGGACGGCAGCGCATCGATGCAACGCCGCACTGCCTCCACGAAAAGCAGCTCCGATAGCCGCGCAAGAACGATCGCGCTGCCTACGCGCCATTCCGCCGCCTCGGCCGCCGCGAACCGTAACGACGATTCGAGCCACGCGGACTGCGGGTCGTTGCGCATGTCGACCTTGAAGATGCGAGGCAGCGCGGATAGCACCGGGTTGCTCAACGTGTCGTCGCACGCGAGAAAACCGCACACCAGACGCGTACGGTCTCCACCACCGCCGTAGCGAAGCGCCATCAACTGACCCGGTGAATTCCGCAGCTGACTCTCGAGCAGTTCGCCAGTGGGTCCGGGCGTGACGTCGAGCGAACTGCCAAGCAGATGCGCTTCGCCTTGCGGCACGACAAGCAGTTCGCCGGCAGCGACGTAAATAGCGGACTCAGGGTCGTCCGGGAGCGCAGCCCAGCAGCCTCCCTCGGTGATCAGATGGTAGGAGACGATACGTTCGGCCGGAGGAAGGAAGCTGCCGCACAACGCTGCGTCCGCCTGGCCGTACAAACACCAGGGCGCGGTGAAGTCGCCATTTAAATACACCGCACCACCAAGGCGAACCAGGCGGAGCACGTCGGAGAGAGCGTCCATCGTTGTCCAGGAACTTCGGCGTCCTGCGCAAAAGATCTGGACGCCTGGTCATTCATCGATTTAACAGCCGCACTGATACTAGCATTCATGCGAATCCCTTACAACAATGTTAAGGAATCTTGAATGAACCGAATACTTAACCGCAATTAAGGAGGCACCACATGAATTCATGAACCCTGGCGCACCCGTCGCAATACCACTAGCGTGCATCGCACAACTTTTTCTCTGGAGCATCCCCATGTCTGAAGTCCATTCTTCTTCATCACAAACCTCCGAATTCGCTGACGTCAAAGCGCGCCAGCACGCCGCGTGGGAAACGGGCAATTACGCCGTCGTCGGCACGACGCTGCAAATCGTCGGAGAAAACCTGTGCGAAGCACTCGACCTGCGCGCCGGCAGCCGCGTGCTCGATGTCGCGGCAGGAAACGGCAACGGCACGCTCGCCGCCGCGCGCCGTTGGTGCGACGTCACGTCGACCGACTATGTGGCCTCGCTGCTCGACGCCGGGAAGGCTCGCGCGCAAGCGGAAGGTCTGACAACAGTGCAGTTCCGCGAAGCCGATGCCGAAGCGCTGCCCTACCCGGACGCCTCCTTCGATGTCGTCATGTCGACCTTCGGCGTCATGTTCACGCCCAATCAGGAGAAAGCGGCAAGCGAACTGGCGCGCGTGTGCAAACCCGGCGGCAAGATCGGCCTCGCGAACTGGACGCCCGATAGCTTCATCGGCCAGGTGTTCAAGACGATCGGCAAATACCTGCCTCCGCCGCCTGGCCTCAAGTCGCCGGCGCTGTGGGGCACCCGGGCGCGGCTCGACGAGCTCTTTCACGGCAGTGTGCGTAGTGTCGCCGTAACGAGCCGCGAATTCATGTTCCGTTACCACTCGCCGGCGCATTGGCTCGAGGTGTTCCGGACTTACTACGGCCCGATCAACAAGGCATTCGCCGCGATGGACGGCGAACGGCAAGCGGCCTTCCAGCTCGATCTCATGACGCTGATGGAAAGCCGCAACCGTTCCGGCGACGGGACACTCGTGCTGCCCAGCGAGTATCTCGAGATCGTGATGGTGCGGCAATGAACGGGGTCGGCCGCGTACTGGCCGGCGCGGCTGTCTACTTTTTCGATCGATGGCCACAGGCCAGCGTCGTCGGCTTGCGGTGTATGTCGCTAGCTTTCGGCCTGCCGCTGTTTTCGTCCGTTTGTTTCTTCGGTCTTCGGTTCGTTCTCGCCAGCTTCGGGCTGATGTCTTAGGCTTCGCCGTTGCATCCAACCCGCTTTTTCCCGGCTTCGTCCTTTGCGGACGAAGCCGGATGTCCGCCAGATCGCGTGCGCGTTTGCCTTCGCGTTCGCGTAAGCGCCGTTCGTCGAACTGTTACGACGACCCTGCTGGATCGTTCGGTCACCGCTCCTGCGGCACCCGCACCCAGCCTTCCATCAGCACCCGCGCGCTGCGGCTCATGATGGCCTTGGTGACCGTCCACTCGCCGCCGCTCTCGCTCGCCTCGGCACCGACCCGCAACGTCCCCGACGGATGCCCGAAGCGCACCGACTCCTTCGTGCCACCGCCCGCTGCGAGATTCACTAGCGTCCCCGAAATCGCCGCCGCCGTGCCGATCGCCACCGCGGCCGTGCCCATCATCGCGTGATGCAGCTTGCCCATCGACATCGCCCGCACCAGCAGATCGACGTCGCCCGCGCCAATCTGCTTGCCGCTCGACGCCACATACGCAGCCGGCTTCGCGACAAAGGCGACCTTCGGCGTATGCTGCCGTGTCGCGATCTCGTCGAGGTTCTTGATGAGCCCCATGCGCAACGCCCCATGCGCGCGGATCGTCTCGAACATCGCGAGCGCCTTGTCGTCGCTATTGATCGCGTCCTGCAACTCCGTGCCCTTGTAGCCGATCGATTCCGCATCGACGAAGATGGTCGGAATGCCCGCGTTGATCATGGTCGCTTTCAGCGTGCCGACGCCCGGCACTTCCAGATCGTCCACCAGATTGCCGGTTGGGAACATGGAGCCGCCCGCGCCCTCTTCTTCCGCGGCCGGATCCATGAATTCGAGTTGCACTTCCGCGGCCGGAAACGTGACGCCGTCGAGTTCGAAGTCGCCGGTTTCCTGCACGGCGCCATCGGTCATCGGCACGTGTCCGATGATCGTCTTGCCGATATTCGCCTGCCAGATGCGCACGACAGCCACGCCGTCGCGCGGAATCCGGCTCGGGTCGACGAAACCCGCGCTGATCGCGAACGGCCCCACGGCGGCCGAGAGATTGCCGCAATTACCGGTCCAATCGATGAACGCCTTATCGATCGATACCTGCCCGAACAGGTAATCCACATCGTGACCGGGACGGCTGCTTTTGGCGATGATCACCGTCTTGCTGGTGCTCGACGTCGCGCCGCCCATGCCGTCGATCTGCTTGCCGTACGGATCGGGGCTGCCGATCACGCGCATCAGCAGCGCGTCGCGCGCGGCGCCGGGCACCTGGGCCGCTTCGGGCAAATCCTGCAGGCGGAAGAACACGCCCTTGCTGGTGCCGCCACGCATGTAGGTGGCCGGAATCTTGATCTGGGGTTGGTGAGCCATAAAAGTCGTGTCCTGATGTTGGCGGGACGGGGCGCAATGGCATGACACGCCATTGCGCCCCGTCCCGCGTTAAAACGTACACCGCCTTAATTCACCTCAAGCCGCCTTCTTCGACGACTCGAGAAAGTCCTGCGCAAAGCGTTGCAGCACGCCGCCGGCCTCATAGATGGAAACCTCTTCGGCGGTATCGAGCCGGCACGTCACCGACACCTCGACGCGCTCGCCGTTCTTACGATGAATCACCAGCGTGAGGTCAGCGCGCGGTTTGCGTTCACCGACCACGTCGAAGGTTTCCGTGCCGTCGATTGCCAGCGTGAGCCGGTTCACACCAGGCTTGAACTCCAGCGGCAGCACACCCATGCCGACCAGATTCGTGCGGTGAATGCGCTCGAACCCTTCGGCGACGATCGCTTCCGCGCCGGCCAGACGCACGCCCTTCGCCGCCCAGTCACGCGACGAACCCTGGCCATAGTCGGCACCGGCAATCACGATCAGCGGCTGCTTGCGTTTCATGTAGGTTTCGATCGCTTCCCACATGCGCGTGACCTTGCCCTCAGGCTCGATACGCGCGAGCGAACCGGCCTTCACCTGGCCGTCTTCGAGCACCATCTCGTTCTTCAGCGTCGGGTTCGCGAAGGTGGCGCGCTGCGCTGTCAGGTGATCGCCACGGTGCGTCGCATAGGAGTTGAAGTCCTCTTCCGGCAAGCCCATCTTCGCCAGATATTCGCCCGAGGCGCTGTCCGCCAGAATCGCATTGGACGGCGACAGGTGGTCGGTCGTGATGTTGTCACCGAGCACGGCCAGCGGGCGCATGCCCTTCAAAGTACGCTCACCCGCAAGCGCGCCTTCCCAATACGGCGGACGGCGAATGTAGGTGCTCATCGGGCGCCAGTCGTAGAGCGGATCAGCTTTCTCGCCCGTGTCGACGGTCACGGCAAACATCGGCTCGTACACCTTGCGGAATTGCTCCGGCTTCACGCTCGACGCGACGATCGCATCGATCTCCGCATCCGTCGGCCAGATGTCCTTCAGCGTGACGGCATGGCCGTCGGCATCGATACCGAGCACGTCTTTTTCGATGTCGAAACGGATCGTGCCCGCAATCGCATACGCCACCACCAGCGGCGGCGACGCGAGGAAAGCCTGCTTCGCGTACGGATGAATACGGCCGTCGAAGTTGCGATTGCCGGACAGCACGGCGGTCGCATACAGATCGCGCTCGACGATCTCCTTCTGGATCACCGGATCCAGCGCACCGGACATGCCGTTACACGAGGTGCACGCATACGCGACCACGCCGAAGCCCAGTTGCTCCAGTTCGGGCATCAGCCCGGCCTCTTCCAGATACAGCGTGACCGCCTTCGATCCCGGCGCAAGCGAGGTCTTCGCCCACGGCTTGCGAGTCAGGCCGCGCCGGTTCGCGTTACGCGCCAGCAAACCAGCGGCGATCATGTTGCGCGGATTGTTAGTGTTCGTGCAGCTCGTGATCGCGGCGATGATCACCGCGCCGTCCGGCATCAAACCGGGCTCGTTCTCCACCTTGCCGCTGATGCCGCGCGCCGCCAGTTCCGACACCGGCAAACGGCGATGCGGATTCGACGGCCCGGCGAGCGTGCGCACCACCGTCGACAGATCGAACTTCAGCACGCGTTCGTATTCGGCGTTCACGAGGCTGTCCGCCCACAGGCCAGTTTCCTTCGCGTAGGTCTCCACCAGTTTGACGAGTTCGTCGTCGCGGCCGGTGAGCTTCAGATACTTGATGGTCTGTTCGTCGATAGAGAACATTGCGGCCGTGGCACCGAATTCGGGCGCCATGTTGGCGATGGTCGCGCGGTCGCCGAGCGTCAGCTTGGCCGTGCCCGCGCCGTAGAACTCCAGATACGCGCCGACCACTTTTTCCTTGCGCAGGAATTCGGTCAACGAGAGCACCACGTCGGTCGCCGTGATGCCTTCGGCCGGCTTGCCCGTCAGTTCCACGCCGACGATATCCGGCAAGCGCATATACGACGCGCGGCCCAGCATCACGCTTTCCGCTTCGAGCCCGCCCACGCCGATCGCGATCACGCCGAGCGCGTCGACCATCGGCGTATGCGAGTCGGTGCCGACCAGCGTATCGGGAAACGCCACGCCATCTTTCACCTGCACGACTGGGCTCATGCGCTCCAGGTTGATCTGATGCAGGATGCCGTTGCCCGGCGGAATCACGTCGACGTTCCTGAACGCGCGCTTGGTCCAGTTGATGAAGTCGAAGCGGTCTTCGTTACGGCGGTCTTCGATCGCGCGGTTCTTCGCGAACGCGTCCGGGTCGAAGCCGCCGCACTCGACGGCGAGCGAATGGTCCACTACGAGCTGCGTCGGCACCACCGGATTGACCATCGCCGGATCGCCGCCTTGCGCGGCAATCGCGTCGCGCAGGCCGGCGAGGTCGACCAGCGCGGTCTGGCCGAGAATGTCGTGACACACCACGCGCGCCGGGAACCACGGGAAATCCAGCTCGCGCTTGCGTTCAATGATCTGCCTGAGCGACGCGGTCAACGTGACCGGATCGCAACGGCGCACGAGGTTTTCGGCCAGCACGCGCGACGTGTACGGCAGCTTGTCGTAAGCGCCGGGCTGGATTGCGTCGACCGCGGCGCGCGTGTCGAAGAAATCGAGCTG belongs to Paraburkholderia aromaticivorans and includes:
- a CDS encoding heavy-metal-associated domain-containing protein, producing the protein MEIAIPDMSCSGCANAITRAVTSLDPAAKLEVDVPVKIVKVTSTLAAGQLIEAIEAAGFHPSLRA
- the copM gene encoding CopM family metallochaperone; this encodes MKKLRAFRALCLFSGFAFAVAAVPVHAQQPAAMPGMDMSKSADADAGDATQAFKAADDKMMHDMSADYTGNADKDFVAHMIPHHQGAIEMAQVELKYGKDPDLKRLARNIIKAQHDEIAFMKSWQAKHGVK
- a CDS encoding AraC family transcriptional regulator, producing MDALSDVLRLVRLGGAVYLNGDFTAPWCLYGQADAALCGSFLPPAERIVSYHLITEGGCWAALPDDPESAIYVAAGELLVVPQGEAHLLGSSLDVTPGPTGELLESQLRNSPGQLMALRYGGGGDRTRLVCGFLACDDTLSNPVLSALPRIFKVDMRNDPQSAWLESSLRFAAAEAAEWRVGSAIVLARLSELLFVEAVRRCIDALPSDRKGWLAGVGDRFVGRALALMHAQPAHGWTVDELARKAGLSRSALAQRFTQLLGQPPMQYLAHWRLQIAAQELRGGTKSLAAVADQVGYESEAAFNRAFKREFGMPPAGWRRSRGEMAGMSAVSAGAAAEP
- a CDS encoding class I SAM-dependent methyltransferase encodes the protein MSEVHSSSSQTSEFADVKARQHAAWETGNYAVVGTTLQIVGENLCEALDLRAGSRVLDVAAGNGNGTLAAARRWCDVTSTDYVASLLDAGKARAQAEGLTTVQFREADAEALPYPDASFDVVMSTFGVMFTPNQEKAASELARVCKPGGKIGLANWTPDSFIGQVFKTIGKYLPPPPGLKSPALWGTRARLDELFHGSVRSVAVTSREFMFRYHSPAHWLEVFRTYYGPINKAFAAMDGERQAAFQLDLMTLMESRNRSGDGTLVLPSEYLEIVMVRQ
- the prpF gene encoding 2-methylaconitate cis-trans isomerase PrpF codes for the protein MAHQPQIKIPATYMRGGTSKGVFFRLQDLPEAAQVPGAARDALLMRVIGSPDPYGKQIDGMGGATSSTSKTVIIAKSSRPGHDVDYLFGQVSIDKAFIDWTGNCGNLSAAVGPFAISAGFVDPSRIPRDGVAVVRIWQANIGKTIIGHVPMTDGAVQETGDFELDGVTFPAAEVQLEFMDPAAEEEGAGGSMFPTGNLVDDLEVPGVGTLKATMINAGIPTIFVDAESIGYKGTELQDAINSDDKALAMFETIRAHGALRMGLIKNLDEIATRQHTPKVAFVAKPAAYVASSGKQIGAGDVDLLVRAMSMGKLHHAMMGTAAVAIGTAAAISGTLVNLAAGGGTKESVRFGHPSGTLRVGAEASESGGEWTVTKAIMSRSARVLMEGWVRVPQER
- the acnD gene encoding Fe/S-dependent 2-methylisocitrate dehydratase AcnD; this translates as MNTANRKRLPGTQLDFFDTRAAVDAIQPGAYDKLPYTSRVLAENLVRRCDPVTLTASLRQIIERKRELDFPWFPARVVCHDILGQTALVDLAGLRDAIAAQGGDPAMVNPVVPTQLVVDHSLAVECGGFDPDAFAKNRAIEDRRNEDRFDFINWTKRAFRNVDVIPPGNGILHQINLERMSPVVQVKDGVAFPDTLVGTDSHTPMVDALGVIAIGVGGLEAESVMLGRASYMRLPDIVGVELTGKPAEGITATDVVLSLTEFLRKEKVVGAYLEFYGAGTAKLTLGDRATIANMAPEFGATAAMFSIDEQTIKYLKLTGRDDELVKLVETYAKETGLWADSLVNAEYERVLKFDLSTVVRTLAGPSNPHRRLPVSELAARGISGKVENEPGLMPDGAVIIAAITSCTNTNNPRNMIAAGLLARNANRRGLTRKPWAKTSLAPGSKAVTLYLEEAGLMPELEQLGFGVVAYACTSCNGMSGALDPVIQKEIVERDLYATAVLSGNRNFDGRIHPYAKQAFLASPPLVVAYAIAGTIRFDIEKDVLGIDADGHAVTLKDIWPTDAEIDAIVASSVKPEQFRKVYEPMFAVTVDTGEKADPLYDWRPMSTYIRRPPYWEGALAGERTLKGMRPLAVLGDNITTDHLSPSNAILADSASGEYLAKMGLPEEDFNSYATHRGDHLTAQRATFANPTLKNEMVLEDGQVKAGSLARIEPEGKVTRMWEAIETYMKRKQPLIVIAGADYGQGSSRDWAAKGVRLAGAEAIVAEGFERIHRTNLVGMGVLPLEFKPGVNRLTLAIDGTETFDVVGERKPRADLTLVIHRKNGERVEVSVTCRLDTAEEVSIYEAGGVLQRFAQDFLESSKKAA